The DNA region atgattctctctcatcattgatgtttccatctctctccctctcccttcctctctgaaatcaataaaaatatattttttaaaaagacacaacatatgtgaagtgcaataaaatgagatgTGTCCATATTCATCATCATGTCCAAGTCCAAGCCCagatcaaaacagaaaaaaagctaTAGGCATGTTtacagaagggagggaagaaaaggagagagggaaggaggtggaagggaggggggagacagcagagaaggagggagggagaaaggagaaagggagggagggggctgaagTCCTCCCCAGGACTAACATTCTAAGATTCTACAAAGCTAAGTTCTAAGGCAATTTATCAATGGTGTCCATCCGGCACAGCCGCGTTAATGGTGGAAACATCACGCCGGAAGCAAAAGGAATGAATTTCAGCTGTGAAATGACATGTTGATCCCTTTCAGCTAGACACAGCTCACTTTCCACAGTGCAGGCCCTGCGGGCACATGTGTGTGAAGGCTGCCTGGCTGGCCACGTGGGTGGTCCCGCCTGTGCAGTAGGTCCCTCGGTAATGCTGGTGTCCGGGGCCATGATGGGCTTCCGGCTGCCAAGCTCACCGTTTACTCAGTTCATCCCCGAGCCTTACAGTTCCTTTTCAGGAACACGACATAGCGGCATCCAGTATTCAGGAACGTAAAGAGGAACGGGTCTTATAAATAACTCCTGGTTAAAACAGAGCTGGAAATAAGGAGCCAGAAAAGGAAGCAAATCACTGAGTGCTTATGAGTCGGTAACATTGGCTTGAAAACCTTAGTGCAAATGGCTGGTCTGGTTTATGTTCTTCTCACCAAAAGATCAGATGCAGGATTGAACCCGGAGGCACCAAGACTGCGTGTGTGAAGATATGTATGAAACGGTGTGGCTTTCCTCAGCTGCTGGGGTCTCTGCGGAGATCCTTACACAGGCCTCGCATTAGCTCTCACCCAGTCACTTAATGGGCTCGGTCAGTAGGTGTAACCTTGGCTGGTAAGTCTCTGGACTTCTCTGGGACATTCTGTCTTCACAGGAAGGTCTGGCGGCTGAGCTGGCCGCTAAGCTCTGAGATTCTAGACAGCAAATCAGGGCTGAGGCCTTGGAATAAGACTCAGGAGCCCAAAAGCCTGAATTAAATCTGCCGTCTCTCTCCTCCATCCTCCGTGGGGGCCTTCCTTTAGCTGTGACAAAGCCAATCCAGTGTGCTCTCTTTCTTGGATGCTAACATTGAGTGGAAATGTGCTTTATTCACGGGCAATCCCCAGCAGCGTGCCACCGTGGGCCGAGCAGAGACACGGGGCCCAGACCAAGACCCAGAGatgcccagcacagagctgaCTCTTCCCCGCACCCCACCCGTCTCCGGGCCCACAGGTGGGTCCCAAGCATGAAGCTGAACTGCCAGGTAGTGACAGCCAGCCTTCTAGCCAGACCttcgccctgccctgcccggcgcaggagggaaaggaggagcaaGGGTCtggggggccgggcgggcggggcggccggcagggcaggcagccagcGCGCcctcagcagcagctgcaggtgcCCGTGTGCACGCGGAGGATGCCGCGGCTGTGCAGGTGCAGGAAGTTGAAGATCTCGGAGGGCATGGCGTGGAAGCCGGGCCGGGGCTTGACGTTGTCATAGTAGTGGTGAGTGATGTAGAGGCCCGCGGGGTTCATGGGGAAGGCCCAGAAGCCGAACAGGTGCACCTCCTCGCAGAGCTCCAGCGCGGCCGTGGCCAGGATGAGGCCGGTGCTGATGCGCTTGGCGCGCACGCCCAGGCCGAGCCAGTAGCGCGACACGTTGACCAGGTACTGCGGGTGGAAGTAGTAGACGGCCTGCGGCGCCTGGAAGTCGTCCAGCACGTACTTGACGCGGATGGACACGTCGGTGTTGCGCGTGTTGTAGAAGGCGGGCAGCAGCACGGACGCGTTCTCGTAGCCCTGCAGCACGCGGTAGAAGGGCCGCCGCCACTTCTCCAGCTTGTGGAACCTGGGCGGGGCGCAAGCGAGAGGGTCGGCCACCCGCGCCCCTGGCCCCCAGGCCCCGCGCCCTGGCttccccagccctgcaccctcgGGTCTTTTCAAAGGAGGGAGGGGCTCTGGGGCCATCCCTGCCTCCTTTCATCACAGTCACCTCAGCGAGGAATGTCTAGGCGTCCCTGGGACAGGTATATGTTTGCAAGTgggtgcaggagaggacagtCTGGCCCCAAAGGGACAGATATCTAGTGtgtggctgccaggggagggcaatgCTGAACAGGGCATTCACCTGTCCTGGCTTCCCTAAGATCCTAATGGATCTCAAACCAGCTGCCTGATCTCTccgcctgcccctctccccaccagcagCCCCGCACTCGTCTTTCTTTTACATTAAACAGCCCTCAGGTTGGCTCATCTCACAGGTGTCAAATGCTCCTTCACTCTGCTGACTGTCCCTGTTCCTGGGCCTCTGACCCAATGTAACAACTTCCCCTCCTCTTACCCTTCATCTGACCTGGATGGTGTCACAGAGGTTGGCGTTTTAACACATGAACCCCttcccctgaggcctcccaggGAGCCAGGTAGGGAGAGGTCTTTGCAGGGGGCTCCTTCCTTGTTGCCTGGACACACTGCATAGGGAGCCGCCCTCCCCTCACACACTGGGAGCTCTGACCCAGCGCTAGGTGAGGACagtctagacccgtggttggcaaactgcggctcgcgagccacatgcggctctttggccccttgagtgtggctcttccacaaaataccacggcctgggcgagtctattttgaagaagtggcgttagaagaagtttaagttttaaaaatttggctctcaaaagaaaaattgaaaaatcgttgtactgttgatatttggctctgttgactaatgagtttgccgaccactggtctagatcaGCGCTGTCCCAAAGAAATATAATGCaggccacatatgtaattttaaatgttctagaAAGCACATTTAAACAAGGAGAAAAATGGGtgcaattaatttttataatatattttatttaacctgatATACTCAAAGTGctatcatttcaacatataatcGATATAAAAATTTCATGAGATAGGGCCCATCCTCTTTTTCACGTTACATCttggaaatgggggggggggggttccactTACAGATGGCACATCTCACTCTAGTCTGGCCACATTTCAGTGCCAGTtgccacatgtggccagtggctactATACTGGACCCCACAGGTCTAGACAGAGGGCCACTGACCTCTCTGTGATGATGCTGGGGTTCACGGTGACCACGTCCGTCTTCACCCCCACATCCATGGTGTACTTCTCTGAGATGGGGGGTAGGTTGCACCTGTGGAAGAGACGAGGCAGCCCGACGGCCTGTGGTCAGTCATTCCCGATGGAGCGGGGAGTGGGcaagggcagggggcgggggagggatgaTCACATGAGAGAAGAATGCGGAGGCGGCCAGCTGGGTGGAATCTCTGTGGCCTGGGCATGGAGGGGCCAATTCAACCACTTCCCCCACCAACCCTGAACAGCCCAGTAACTGAATCTACAACCCGAgagcccactgcagcctcagccCAGGTCTCTGCTTTAATCTCTCATTTTCAGACCATCTTCGTTATCCAGACTAAAGATGTAAGTGAGGGTCCCCAAGATAAGAGGGGCTCTACGtaaggaagaagaaatataaggACCAGTATCTACCTTAGGCAAAGCCAGGGTGAAGTTCAAATTGGTGTTAGATACAAAGCTACCCTGGTTCCAAGCATTGCTTCTGGAAGAGTAGAACCCAACCAGGAAGGTGGCCACCCAGAGGCCTCACCGACCCAT from Eptesicus fuscus isolate TK198812 chromosome 12, DD_ASM_mEF_20220401, whole genome shotgun sequence includes:
- the ST8SIA5 gene encoding alpha-2,8-sialyltransferase 8E isoform X3 translates to MRYADPSVNRDLLGNRTLLFIFICAFALVTLLQQILYGRNYIKRVKQSELFDRWRSLQMCKWAMNISEANQFKSTLSRCCNAPSFLFTTQKNTPLGTKLKYEVDTSGIYHINQEIFRMFPKDMPYYRSQFKKCAVVGNGGILKNSRCGREINSADFVFRCNLPPISEKYTMDVGVKTDVVTVNPSIITERFHKLEKWRRPFYRVLQGYENASVLLPAFYNTRNTDVSIRVKYVLDDFQAPQAVYYFHPQYLVNVSRYWLGLGVRAKRISTGLILATAALELCEEVHLFGFWAFPMNPAGLYITHHYYDNVKPRPGFHAMPSEIFNFLHLHSRGILRVHTGTCSCC